The following DNA comes from Anaerostipes rhamnosivorans.
GCCCAAGAGCAGGCAGCCCGAGATCACCACAGCGCTGTACCTTTTTTTGCGCATCCAAAAACTGTATCCGGCAATTCCACATAGGAACAGCAGAAACGGACCCGTAATGGAATAGGGAGTCAGGATCAGCAGACACGCTTCCACAATGGATACAGCGGCTGTGAGCATCTTGGTCCTTTTGGCCAGCAGATGAAACAGAACACTTCCCACGAGAAAAAGCAGAAGAATAAAGAGAATGCTGTCCCTCCTTGTATCATCCGCCTGTATATCCACATAATAATAAAACCCCATGTCATACACTTTGTTTACGGCATCGGCCATCCTGTTGCTGATCACCTGAAAGCCGTTGGCCAGCGCGCCGCGCAGGAAAAAGGCGGTAACCGCCGCAAACCCCAGAACTCCGTAGACCGCTTTTGGATAACGCTCTAAAAGCACACACAGAGCAGTCAAGATCGCCACGCCCGAACAGAGCAGATAATATTGAAAGGCTCTGGTAAAGAAGCCCACAAATACACTGTCTGCCAGCCCCAGAAATATCATGCTGAGAAATATGTATTTAATATATGGTTCTATTTTTTCTTTCATATAAAAAGACCTCTAAAGAAATAATTCCAGATCATAAATTCCCTGTTCCAGTACGCTCCGGTCAACTGCATTTGTCTCTGACCCCGTTTCTACATAAATGAAATCAGTGTCTGAGCTTTTCATAAAGATATGAATCCCCTCAGATTCAACATCTCCGGAATCTTCATTAAAATCTGAGGCAAACATCAATCCAAACAATTCCTCATACTGCTGATAACGCTCCAAATAAAATTCCCTAGTTCCCCAGCAGACCGTCTGGGGCATTTCCTGCTCCAAAAAAAACTTGGATATGGAAAAAAATACAGTAAAAAAGTCGTCATATGCCTCCTCCTGGTCCGGCAGGGAAAGCCGGATCAACAGTTTTTCTTCCTTTTCGTCCTCCAAATCTTTTACCATCATCAGATTTTTCCCAGCCAGCAGTTTCCAGTGGATTCTGGAGCTCTTATCTCCCGGATGATATTCCTTCAGCCCGTCATACTCATATTGGTTCTTTGTTTTTGCCTCCACCACCCGGTCAAACATCAGTCCCAGCGGATATGCATCCGGCATGATGAGTACTCCGGCCTTGGACTTTACAAACTTTTCTGCCCAGAACAGTCCTGTTATATCCCTGATACGGATCTTGGCTACTGTGATATGTACCTCGTCACAGTGCTCAAACTTCAGAGGAATCTGAAATCCTTCCCCTCCTCTTCCGGCATACTCAAACTTCTCTTTTATGACTTTTTTCCGTCCCATGAGCCAGTAGCGCACCTGGTAGGTCACTTCGCATTCCACTGCGTCCAGACACCGGATTCCAGTAAAGACGCCTTTTAAAAGAATCTCGTCATTCCTCGATGCCGCTTTCGGCTCCAGAGAAACTTCTACCCTGAGTTTTGATGCCTTCCTGCGGACGATCCACCAGGAAATAAAAACCAAAACAAATAAGGATGCCAGCAGGCATCCTCCAATGATATCTTGATATAGAATAACATAAATCATGCTCAGGAAGATGATTCCGATTATCATGGCCGCTCCTTATCTACTCTCTGGGACCGGGATACCCTCGGCGATGGATTCCAGGATGTCCCTTACCGTCTTACGCTTGATTCTTGCCTCTTTGCTCTTTACAACTCTGTGTGCCGATGTGGCATAAAAAACATCTTTGACGTCGCCAGGCACCATATAGTCCCGCTCATCAAGATAAGCATTCGCTTTTGCCATCTGCAGTAAAGAAATGGTTCCTCTCGGGCTGATCCCCATGCTCAGATCAGGATGATTCCTTGTGGCGCATACAATGTCGACGATATACCGATATAGATCCTCGTGGACATATACCCTCTCTGCCTGCTGTTTCATCAAAACCAAATCCGTGATCTTAATAATCTCCTCCAGTGAATCGATGGCCACATTGACTCTTTCCTGTTTCAACATGGCAATTTCACTCTCCCTGTCAGGGTAGCCCATGGAAATACGAATCATAAAACGGTCCAGCTGAGCTTCCGGAAGGGAATGGGTTCCCACCGCTCCCAGAGGGTTCTGTGTGGCAATGACCACATACGGGTCCGGAAGTTCTCTTGTCACTCCGTCCACTGTGATCTTACCTTCTTCCATGGCCTCAAGAAGGGCGGACTGAGTCTTCGGTGAAGTACGGTTGATCTCATCCGCCAGGAGAAGGTTGGTGATCGCAGCCCCTCTCTGATATTCAAAGGTCTCGCTGCCCTGCTTATAGACAGAAAAACCGGCGATATCCGCTGGCATCACATCCGGCGTGAACTGGATCCTTTGATAATCAAGCCCCAGCACCTTGGAAAATGCAATGGCAAGGGTAGTCTTTCCCACCCCCGGTATATCCTCGATCAGAATATGTCCATTAGCT
Coding sequences within:
- a CDS encoding DUF58 domain-containing protein, with translation MIIGIIFLSMIYVILYQDIIGGCLLASLFVLVFISWWIVRRKASKLRVEVSLEPKAASRNDEILLKGVFTGIRCLDAVECEVTYQVRYWLMGRKKVIKEKFEYAGRGGEGFQIPLKFEHCDEVHITVAKIRIRDITGLFWAEKFVKSKAGVLIMPDAYPLGLMFDRVVEAKTKNQYEYDGLKEYHPGDKSSRIHWKLLAGKNLMMVKDLEDEKEEKLLIRLSLPDQEEAYDDFFTVFFSISKFFLEQEMPQTVCWGTREFYLERYQQYEELFGLMFASDFNEDSGDVESEGIHIFMKSSDTDFIYVETGSETNAVDRSVLEQGIYDLELFL
- a CDS encoding AAA family ATPase, whose amino-acid sequence is MSNLAGRAIEEIGKVIIGKDHITRQVMTAILANGHILIEDIPGVGKTTLAIAFSKVLGLDYQRIQFTPDVMPADIAGFSVYKQGSETFEYQRGAAITNLLLADEINRTSPKTQSALLEAMEEGKITVDGVTRELPDPYVVIATQNPLGAVGTHSLPEAQLDRFMIRISMGYPDRESEIAMLKQERVNVAIDSLEEIIKITDLVLMKQQAERVYVHEDLYRYIVDIVCATRNHPDLSMGISPRGTISLLQMAKANAYLDERDYMVPGDVKDVFYATSAHRVVKSKEARIKRKTVRDILESIAEGIPVPESR